One segment of Fervidobacterium sp. DNA contains the following:
- a CDS encoding NADH-quinone oxidoreductase subunit NuoF, which produces MAVAVEKKFNSASELLKHIEKLREQREKKLQKLSVYVCVGTGCTASGSRKVYAKFVEVVKAKGLDVQIERIDENEEPVKRTGCCGLCSLGPLVKIMPSGITYSHVTVNDVEEIVEKTLIKGEVIERLLLIDPISDKKVVRLEDATFFKNQTFYIMEAIGTSECESIEDYMARGGYAALAKALSMDRRGIIEQIKASGLRGRGGGGFPTGLKWEAAYNSNGDIKYVVCNADEGDPGAFMNRTLLERDPHSVLEGMIIAAYAIGAQKGYAYIRAEYPIAVEMFNKAIEDAKEYGLLGENILGTGFSFELYVKEGAGAFVCGEETALLASIEGKRGVPRPRPPFPAQAGLWGKPTLINNVESYANVPKILRDGVDKYRKYGVQGSPGTKMFSVTGPLKLTGIIEIQFGTTLRYILDNICGGTSNGQKIKAIQIGGPSGACLPEELFDLPLDYDTLKSVGAMVGSGGIVAITEDRCMVEVARFFLDFTKRESCGKCVPCREGTTQAYNILEKFTQGKATYEDLDTLEYVSEIVKTASLCGLGKTAPNPIISTLKYFRQEYIDHIEGRCPSGMCTAFQKYVIIPEKCKSCSLCARSCPNGAISGERGKPYVIDQEKCIKCGLCVTKCKFGAIELIS; this is translated from the coding sequence ATGGCTGTAGCTGTTGAGAAAAAGTTCAATAGTGCAAGTGAGTTGCTTAAACATATAGAAAAGTTAAGAGAACAGAGGGAGAAAAAACTTCAGAAGTTATCGGTTTATGTTTGTGTTGGTACAGGTTGTACTGCAAGTGGTTCAAGAAAGGTTTATGCAAAGTTTGTCGAAGTTGTGAAGGCAAAAGGGCTTGATGTACAGATCGAAAGGATTGACGAGAATGAGGAACCAGTAAAAAGAACAGGTTGTTGTGGACTTTGCTCACTTGGTCCTCTTGTAAAGATTATGCCATCTGGGATTACATACAGTCATGTGACTGTCAATGATGTTGAAGAGATAGTTGAAAAAACTTTGATCAAAGGTGAAGTGATTGAAAGGTTGCTCCTTATCGATCCTATTTCTGATAAAAAAGTTGTACGTCTTGAAGATGCAACGTTTTTCAAAAATCAAACGTTCTACATTATGGAAGCTATTGGCACAAGTGAATGCGAGAGTATAGAAGACTACATGGCACGTGGTGGATATGCAGCACTTGCGAAGGCACTTTCTATGGATAGAAGAGGGATAATAGAACAAATTAAGGCATCAGGATTGAGAGGACGTGGTGGTGGAGGATTCCCCACAGGTCTTAAGTGGGAAGCTGCTTACAATAGCAATGGTGATATAAAGTATGTTGTATGCAACGCTGATGAAGGTGACCCAGGAGCATTTATGAACAGAACCTTACTTGAAAGAGATCCACATTCCGTGCTTGAGGGTATGATAATAGCTGCTTATGCTATAGGTGCTCAGAAAGGATATGCATATATAAGGGCAGAGTATCCAATTGCCGTTGAGATGTTTAATAAAGCAATTGAAGATGCAAAAGAATACGGGCTACTTGGTGAAAATATACTGGGTACAGGATTTTCTTTTGAGTTGTATGTAAAAGAAGGTGCCGGAGCGTTTGTTTGTGGAGAAGAAACTGCTTTGCTCGCCTCTATTGAAGGAAAAAGAGGAGTTCCAAGACCAAGACCACCGTTCCCTGCCCAGGCAGGATTATGGGGCAAACCAACACTTATTAACAATGTCGAATCATATGCCAATGTACCAAAAATATTAAGAGACGGTGTTGATAAGTACAGAAAATATGGTGTTCAAGGTTCACCAGGTACTAAGATGTTCTCTGTAACAGGTCCTCTTAAACTTACGGGTATTATTGAAATCCAGTTTGGTACAACGCTTAGATATATTCTTGATAATATATGTGGAGGAACATCAAATGGACAAAAGATAAAAGCAATACAAATTGGAGGTCCATCTGGTGCGTGTTTGCCTGAAGAACTTTTCGATTTACCACTCGATTATGACACGCTAAAATCCGTTGGAGCAATGGTCGGATCTGGTGGAATCGTTGCAATAACCGAAGACAGATGTATGGTTGAAGTCGCAAGATTTTTCTTAGATTTCACAAAGCGTGAATCGTGCGGTAAATGTGTGCCATGTAGAGAGGGAACAACTCAGGCTTACAATATCCTTGAAAAATTCACTCAAGGTAAGGCGACATACGAAGATCTTGATACACTTGAATATGTGTCAGAAATTGTTAAAACAGCTTCTTTATGTGGACTTGGAAAAACAGCTCCGAACCCGATAATCAGTACACTGAAATACTTTAGACAGGAGTACATTGATCATATTGAAGGTAGATGTCCAAGCGGTATGTGTACAGCCTTCCAAAAGTACGTAATTATTCCAGAAAAATGTAAGAGCTGCAGTTTGTGTGCAAGAAGCTGTCCAAACGGCGCTATAAGTGGAGAAAGAGGTAAACCTTATGTAATTGACCAGGAAAAGTGTATAAAATGCGGTTTATGTGTGACAAAGTGTAAATTTGGCGCTATCGAACTTATTAGCTAA
- the nuoE gene encoding NADH-quinone oxidoreductase subunit NuoE, producing the protein MTRTFDKVEKILEKYGYKKEMLIKILLEVQKEYRHIPREVVNYIGVALGIPPAKIYGVATFYAQFSLKPKGEYTILVCDGTACHMEGSMNLIKAIEEEVGVKPGEVTQDLKFSLDKVGCLGACALAPAMVINGEVYGHLDAQKVKEILRNLKERKAE; encoded by the coding sequence GTGACGAGAACGTTTGATAAAGTAGAAAAGATTTTGGAAAAATATGGCTACAAAAAGGAGATGCTTATCAAAATTCTTCTTGAAGTTCAAAAAGAGTACAGACACATACCAAGAGAAGTCGTTAATTACATAGGTGTTGCTCTTGGTATACCTCCTGCGAAAATATACGGTGTTGCAACATTTTATGCACAGTTCTCGCTAAAACCTAAGGGAGAGTATACAATCTTGGTTTGCGATGGAACGGCATGCCACATGGAAGGTTCAATGAATTTAATAAAAGCTATTGAAGAGGAAGTTGGTGTTAAACCTGGAGAGGTTACTCAAGACCTGAAGTTCAGCCTCGATAAAGTTGGTTGTCTTGGCGCATGTGCTCTTGCACCTGCGATGGTTATCAATGGTGAAGTTTATGGTCATCTCGATGCGCAAAAAGTTAAGGAAATCTTGAGAAATCTCAAAGAAAGGAAGGCTGAGTAA
- a CDS encoding glycosyltransferase family 2 protein, with the protein METRSKKVSVVIPVRNEEHTIGKCIESLLSNTYENFEIVIVDGMSVDKTVDVVQGYVGKYGDKIRIVENPRMHTPSGLNIGIQKSTGDYVMIASGHARYSENYISECVDAIQKGECDVAGGVMEVTPRYNSPKAVAISEVLKNPFGIGGAKYRIGAPTKIYVDTVAYGIYKREIFENVGLFNEKLIRNQDIEFNLRLKRAGYKIMLIPQARSYYFARDTYGKLWKNNFSNGFWVTYSSRFVKKAYKIRHLIPLFFVIYLFLSMMSLSFISLPSVFSILILVPLVLYFALIIYSSFKISLKHHNLLVFTYAVLAFLTLHISYGTGSFLGFLRSVVIKSS; encoded by the coding sequence TTGGAAACAAGATCTAAGAAGGTATCTGTTGTTATACCAGTAAGGAATGAAGAACATACGATCGGTAAATGTATAGAAAGTCTACTGAGTAATACGTACGAGAATTTTGAAATTGTCATAGTTGACGGGATGAGTGTTGATAAAACGGTTGACGTTGTGCAAGGTTATGTAGGAAAATACGGTGATAAAATCAGGATAGTTGAAAATCCACGGATGCACACGCCTTCTGGTTTGAACATTGGCATTCAAAAATCCACAGGAGATTATGTAATGATTGCAAGTGGACATGCTCGATATTCGGAAAATTATATTTCAGAGTGTGTTGATGCAATACAAAAAGGTGAATGTGACGTTGCGGGAGGTGTTATGGAAGTAACTCCAAGATACAATTCTCCTAAAGCAGTTGCCATAAGCGAGGTTTTAAAGAATCCTTTTGGAATAGGCGGGGCCAAGTACAGAATAGGTGCACCGACCAAGATTTATGTTGATACAGTAGCATACGGAATATATAAACGCGAAATTTTTGAAAATGTCGGTCTTTTCAATGAAAAGCTTATAAGAAATCAGGATATCGAATTTAACTTGAGATTGAAAAGAGCAGGATACAAAATAATGCTTATTCCTCAAGCACGCTCATATTATTTTGCAAGAGATACCTATGGCAAGCTTTGGAAAAATAATTTTTCAAATGGATTCTGGGTAACTTACAGTTCAAGGTTTGTTAAAAAAGCTTACAAAATAAGACATTTAATACCTTTGTTTTTCGTTATTTATTTGTTCTTATCTATGATGAGCTTGTCATTCATATCCCTACCAAGCGTTTTTTCTATTTTGATACTTGTTCCACTTGTTTTGTATTTTGCCCTTATAATTTATTCTTCGTTTAAAATTTCTTTGAAGCACCATAATTTGTTGGTTTTTACCTACGCTGTACTGGCTTTCTTGACCCTCCATATTTCCTATGGAACAGGTTCGTTCTTAGGCTTTTTAAGATCTGTAGTGATCAAAAGTTCATAA